The region AACACGCCCAGGGTGCCTTCGGAGGCGACCATCAGGCCGGCCAGGTTGTAGCCGCTGACGCATTTGACGGTCCGGGAGCCGGACTTGATCAGCTCGCCGTTAACGTCCCAGAAGTCCACGCCCATGACGTAGTCCTTGGTCACGCCGTACTTGAGGCCGCGCAGGCCACCGGCGTTTTCAGCGACGTTACCACCGATGGTGGAGACGGTCTGGGAGCCCGGATCCGGCGGGTAGAACAGGCCGCGCTTGGCCACTTCGGCCGCGAACTGGGCGGTGACAACGCCGGGTTCGACAACGGCGTACATGTCGGCTTCGTTGATCTCGAGGATGCGGTTCAGGCCGTTGGTCAGGACCACCACGCCACCGGGATGGGGGATGGTACCGCCGGAAAGGTTGGTACCCGCGCCGCGAACGGTCAGGGGCAGACCGTTGTCGTTACACAGCTTGGTAACGGCGCCTAGGGCTTCGCTGGTCCGGGGGCGGACCACCAGAGCGGGCATGACAGAGTCGAGGACGGCGGCGTCATAGGAATAGGCGTGACGGTCGGTCTCGCCGGTCATAACGTTTTCGGCACCGGCTATGGTTTCGAATTCTTTGATAATCGCTTCTTTGGTCATGATCGACTCCTAAAGAAAAATTGTGATCCCCGTGAAAAATCCGGGGCTTGTTTCGTTATGGGGGAAGTAGGTTGAACTTCTTTTGTTGAAAGGGAGGCGGACGAAGCGCCCGCCTCCCATTGTATCTATCTCAGTGCTAGAACAGGCCGGGCAGGAACACGAAGCTCATCAGCGACGCGACGATGCCGACAACGACGCCGTACAGCAGGAAGGGCCATACGGTGCGCTTCAGGATCTGGCCTTCCATGCCGGACAGGCCAACAACGGCGCAAGCGGCGACGATGTTGTGGATGCAGACCATGTTGCCCATGCCACCACCGACAGCCTGCGCGGCCACGATGATCTGGCGCGGCAGCTCGAGCTGCGAGGCGACGCCCCACTGGAACTCGGCGAAGAGCAGGTCGGAAACGGTGTTGGAACCGGTGATGAACGCACCCAGACCACCCACGAAGGAGGCAACCATGGGCCAGGCGTTACCGGCGACAGCGGCGACGGCCTTAGCCATTGCCAGAGGCATGGACGGGTAGGAGTGCGGGTTCAGGGCGGTGTCGGCGATGCCGGAACCGCGGAAGATGGAGACCAGGGCGACCGCCGCGAACAGGGCGATGGTCGGGTTCTTCATGGTCTTGAAGGCCTGGGACCAGGACAGCTTGACCTTCTCGGCGGGCATGCCGTGGATGAGCACGGTCAGCAGCGCGACCAGGATGAACGGAATGGTACCGGGCAGGTACAGGTAAGCGATGGAGGCGTTAACGGACTTGAAGCCGAGGATGCCGGTGAAGCTGATCTTCTGGGCTGCGAGCATGCCCTTGAGTCCGAGCTCGGGGATACGGGTCACGACCAGGATCAGGCCGATCAGGATGTACGGCAGCCAGGCGCGGAACTGGCTCATGTGAGCCTTGAACTCGGAAGCGTCGGCGGACACGGTACCGGTCCATTCGGGATCCCACTTGGCAGGGTCACCGAAGTCCCAGGTCTTCTTGGGCATGCAGAAGCCCTTCTTGGCGCCGATGATGATGATGCCGAGGCCGATCAGACCACCGATCAGGGACGGGAACTCGGGACCGACGTTCCAGGCGAAGATCAGGTAGGGAACGGTGAAGGCCACGGCGGCGAAAATGCAGAACTTCCAGGCGGCGAAGCCGGCCTTCCAGCTGCGCTCGGGACCGAAGAAGCGGGTGATGAAGCCGAGCATGAAGATCGGGAGGATGAAGATCATGCCCAGGTGCATCAGGGTGGCCCACTGGCCGACGACCATGTTGAAGTCGCCCATGTTGGCGAAGTTCACGGCAGCGCCGGACTGGACAGCGGCGTCAACGCTCGGAGCCAGGAACTTGAGGCCCAGAACGACCGGGGTACCGACCGCGCCGAAGGTGACGGGGAAGGAGTTGAAGACCAGGCAGATGATGGCTGCGGCCAGGGGCGGGAAGCCCAGGGAGAGCAGCAGCGGGGCGGCCAGAGCGGCCGGGGTGCCGAAGCCGGCGGCGCCTTCGATGAAGGCGGCGAACATGTAACCGATGATGATCGCCTGGATGCGGCGGTCAGGGGTGATGTTCTGCATGCCGTGCTGGATGGTCTCCATGCCGCCGGAATGCTGCAGGGTGCGCAGGATCAGGATGGCGCCGAAAACGATGATCAGGATGCCGATGGCGGTCACGAATCCCTGCAGGGTCAGGGCGGCGACGTAGGCGACGGGCAGGCTCCAGGCCAGAACCGCGCCAGCTGCGGCAGTCAACCATGCCAGGGGCATGGCTTTGGTGGCAGGCCAGCGCAGGCCGACCATGAGCACGAGCGCCACCAGGATGGGCAGCAGCGCGATAAGCGCGAGCACTTCAATAGACATTAAACAAAACCTCCATAGGTGTGAGGAGCAACCCTCACGGTTTCAACAGATGTGCGGGACGGGTCAGGCAGAAGCCTCCGCAACAACCCCGTCCCGCACATGCCTCTAACTATTATCTGCCGTCGTCGCAGGGTTCACCGGAACCCGGGGCTTCGGCCGACACACCGGTAGCACACGCTGCAGGCTCATCCAGCTCGGTCTTGCCAAAGTCGGCTTCGGCCAGATGGGTGAGGGTGGCGTAACGATCGGCGTAGTCCTTTTCCAGTTTAGCGCGGAACGCCTTGGACAGTTCCGGGTGGAAGCGTTCCAGCATGGCGTAGCGGTTTTCACCGGACAGGAACTCCTGAAGCGTTCCGTCGGGAGCCTTGGACTCCAGAGTGAACGGGTTCTTGCCCTGTTCGGTGAGTTCGGGGTTGAAGCGGTACAGGGGCCAGTAACCGGAGGCCACGGCCAGCTTCTGCTCGAGCTGGGTCTTGCCCATGCCCTTCTTGATGCCCTGGTTGATGCACGGGGCGTAGCAGATGATCAGGGACGGGCCGTTGTAGGCCTCGGCCTCCTTGAAGGCCTTGAGCATCTGCTGCTTGTCGGCGCCCATGGCGACAGAGGCGACGTACACGTAGCCGTAGGTCATGGCCATGCGGCCCAAGTCCTTCTTGCCGGTACCCTTACCCGCGGCAGCGAACTTGGCGATGGAGCCGAGCGGAGTGGCCTTGGAGGACTGTCCGCCGGTGTTGGAGTACACCTCGGTGTCCATGACCAGGATGTTCACGTCCTTGCCGGAAGCGAGCACGTGGTCCACACCGCCGTAACCGATGTCGTAGGCCCAGCCGTCACCACCGAAGATCCAGACGGACTTCTTGGTGAACAGGTCGGCGTCGGCAGCGATGGCCTTGAGGTTCTCGTCCTCGGCGCCTTCCAGAGCGGCCTTCAGGGTCGCGCCGGCTTCAGCGGAAGCGGCTGCGTCGTCCTTGGCGGCCAGCCAGCCCTCAAGGGCGGCCTTGACGTCGTCGGAAGCGCCGCACAGAGCCTCTTCGCACTTGGCGATCAGGGTCTTGCGGCGGTTGTTCACGCCCATCTCGATGCCGAAGCCGAACTCGGCCGCGTCCTCGAACAGGGAGTTGCCCCAAGCCGGGCCGAAGCCATCGGTGTTGGTGCAGTAGGGGGTGGAAGGTGCGGAAGCGCCCCAGATGGAGGAGCAACCGGTGGCGTTGGCGATGATCATACGCTCGCCGAACAGCTGGGTCAGCACCTTGACGTACGGGGTCTCGCCGCAACCGGCGCAGGCACCGGAGAATTCCATGAGCGACTGCTTGAACTGGGAACCCTTGACGGAATCACGCTTGAAGGCGTCCTTGTAGGACACGGTCTCGGAGAAGTCGAAGTTGGGCACCTGAGCTTCGGTCTGGGAAGCGATGGGCTTCATGACCAGCGCCTTTTCCTTGGCCGGGCAGATGTCGGCGCAGTTGCCGCAACCCAGGCAGTCCATGGTGTTGACCTGCATGCGGTACTTCAGATCCTTGACGTCCTTGCCCTTGGCGTCCTGGGCGGCGAAGGTGGCCGGAGCGTCCTTCATCTCGTCCTCGGTGACCAGCACCGGGCGCAGAGCGGAGTGCGGACAGACAAAGGCGCACTGGTTGCACTGAATGCAGTTGTCGATGATCCACTCGGGGACCTTGATGGCCACGCCGCGCTTCTCGTATTTGGAAGTGGCGACCGGGACGGTGCCGTCTTCGGAAAACACGGAGACAGGCAGGTCGTCGCCCTTCTGGGCCAGGACCGGACGCATGATGTTCTTGACGTAATCGGGCTCGTCCACGTCGGCCTTGGCGTCGTCAGCCAGGGTCGCCCAGGAAGCCGGGACATCGATCTTGACGATGGCGTCGGAAGCCTTGTCGACAGCGGCGCAGTTCATCTCGACGATCTTCGGACCCTTCTTGCCGTAAGCGGCCTCGATGCCGCCCTTGAGCAGCGCAACGGCCTGCTCGAACGGGATGACGTCGGCCAGCTTGAAGAAGGCGGTCTGCATGACCATGTTGATGCGTCCGCCCAGGCCGACCTCGGCCGCGATCTTGACGGCGTCGACGGTGTAGAACTTGAGGTTCTTCTCGGCGATGGTCCGGCGCATGGAGGCGGGCAGTTCCTTGTCCATCTGTTCGGCGGTCCAGGCGCAGTTCAGCACGAAGGTGCCGCCGTCCTTGATGCCGTCGAGCACGTCGTACAGGTGCACGTAGCTCGGGTTGTGGCAGGCCACGTAGTCGGCCGCGGTGACCAGGTAGGTGGACTGGATGGGCTTCTCACCGAAGCGCAGGTGGGAGATGGTGATACCACCGGACTTCTTGGAGTCGTAGGCGAAGTAACCCTGCGCGTACATGTCGGTGTTGTCGCCGATGATCTTGATGGCCTGCTTGTTGGCGCCGACGGTACCGTCAGAACCGAGACCCCAGAACTTGCACTGGACGGTGCCTTCAGGGGTGGTGTCCAGGGTCCCGGTCGTGACGAGGGAGGCATTGGTGACGTCGTCCTCGATACCCACGGTGAAGTGGGCTTTCGGGGCGTCCGCCGCCATGTTGTCGAACACCGCTTTGGCCATGGCCGGGGTGAACTCCTTGGAGCCCAGGCCGTAGCGACCGGCGGTGAGGACGGGGCCGGTGCCCTTTTCCAGGAACACGGTGCTGATGTCCTGGTACAGGGGGTCGCCCAACGCGCCCGGCTCTTTGGTGCGGTCGAGCACGGTCACGTACTTGGCGGATTCGGGCAGCACGGCCAGGAAATGCTTGGCCGAGAACGGGCGGTACAGGCGGACCTTGATCAGGCCGACCTTTTCGCCCTCGGCGACCAGGCGGTTGACCACTTCCTCGATGGTCTCACAGGAGGAGCCCATGGAGATGATCACACGCTCGGCGTCGGCAGCGCCAACGTAGTCGAACGGCTTGTAGTCGCGGCCGGTCAGGGCGGAAACCTTGGTCATGTACTCTTCGACGATGGCCGGAATGGCATCGTAGTAGGAGTTGGAAGCCTCACGGCCCTGGAAGTAGATGTCCGGGTTCTGGGCGGTACCGCGAACGTCCGGGTGTTCCGGGTTCATGGAGCGCTTACGGAAGGCGGCAACCTTGTCCATGTTCAGCAGGGGCTTCATGTCGTCGTAGTCGATGGTCTCGATCTTCTGGATCTCGTGGGAGGTCCGGAAACCGTCGAAGAAGGAGACGAAAGGCACGCTGGCCTCAACCGTGGACAGGTGAGCCACCAGGGAGAGGTCCATGACTTCCTGGACGGAAGCGGCGGCGAGCATCGCAAAGCCGGTCTGGCGGCAGGCCATGACGTCCTGGTGGTCGCCGAAGATGGACAGCGCGTGGGCCGCGAGAGCGCGGGCAGACACGTGGAAGACGCAGGGCAGCAGTTCGCCCGCGATCTTGTACATGTTCGGGATCATCAGGAGCAGGCCCTGAGATGCGGTAAAGGTGGTGGTCAGTGCGCCGCCTGCCAGGGCACCGTGAACGGCACCCGCAGCACCGGCTTCGGACTGCAACTGGCGGACCTCGACGGTCTGCCCGAAAATATTCTTGCGGCCTTGAGCGGCCCATTCATCGGCGATCTCGCCCATGGTGGACGAGGGCGTGATGGGGTAGATGGCGGCGGTTTCACTCATGGCATAGGCCACCCATGCGGCGGCGGTGTTGCCATCCATCGTTTTCATCTTGGACATTCGATTCATCTCCTATTGATAGGTCGTCGGAATTTCTTGGTGTCCGCCGAGCGGACCCGTTCGTTTGATGACACGGTCCTTACTCAACTTCCGTGCCAACTTTGTGAATTTTTAAATCAACCGGAATTACGGTGGGTTGCAAAAAAGGTGGGGCTGAGGAGCTTGCTTCCGGCAATACGCTAGTCTGAAAAATAGGACGAAAAAGGTCTTGCGGACATTATAAAGTCCGGAACCGTGGACCATTATCTCCAAAAGGGCCGGATGCGGCGAAAAAAAAGTCTGTCCAAAAAAAAGGACAGACCGGAAAATGCCGGAATACAGTAGTATTTTCACGTTATGAGCGGACTGGTCTGGTCCAGGCAGGCACGGCCTCGAGTATCGTTTTGTGGACAGGACAGGACTCCACATGCGCCCCTTTCAGGTACCCGGAACTCATCAGGAATTCCCCGACAATCTCTCCGCCCACGAACTTGAAACGTTTTTTGAAGAGCTTGACCCAATCCTCCTTGGGCAGCGGATGGTGCTCGTCCAGCCATTGTTTGAATGACCCGTGCTCGCGTTGCAGATCGAGAATCGCGTTCGCGTTGTGGATGGCCGCGTTGACCTTGAGCTTGTTACGGATAATGCCCGCGTCGGCCAGAAGCCGCGTCCGGTCCGATTCTCCGTACGCGGCCACGGTGGGGATGTCGAATCCGTCGTAGGCCTTGCGGAAGTTCTGTTCCTTGTTGAGGATCGTCCGCCAGCTCAGACCGGCCTGGTTGATTTCCAGGACCAGCAGGGCGAAAAGTTCGGTATCGTCCGTGACCGGGAAGCCGTAGCGGGTGTCATGATAGACGCGATCCACGTCATCCTTGTCGCGCGAGGCGCAGAAGTCGCAGTAGGAATCAAAGTCGGCCATCGAGTCTCCTAGAGGGACAGGCCGTACTTCTTGAGCAGGCCGTAGAAGTGCGAGCGGGAGAGCTTGGAGACCTCCAGGATGCGGGGCAGGTCGCCGTCGCACTGGCGGATGAGTTCGCCCAGGTAAACTTTTTCAGCCGTGCTCTTGAAGTCCCGCAGCGTGGGCAGTTCCTGTTCGAAGATGTCCTCGAAGATATCCTGTCCGATTTTTCGGACAGGTTCGGTGGACGGGGCGGGGAGCTCTTCCTCGGGTGCGGCATTGGTCATGCGTTCGATCTGCGATTTGGCGATCTGGATGCGCAGCTCACGCGGCAGGTGCATGGCGTAAAGAGTCTTTTCGTTGCCCGAGGTGACCACGGCCCGTTCCAGGATGTTGAACAGCTCGCGCACGTTGCCGGGCCAGTCGTAGCTCTCGAGGGCCGGGTTGAAGTCCGATCCGAACGACTTGGGCGGCATGTTGTACTGGCGGCAGAGCTGGCTCACCCGGTAGGCGCACAGGGACTTGATGTCCTCGGGCCGCTCCCTGAGGGGCGGCAGGTGGATGTGCATTGTCTTGAGCCGATACAGCAGGTCGGAACGGAATGTTCCCTTTTCGACCATGTTGTCGAGATCCCGGTTGGTGGCCGTGACCAGACGGAAGTCGCTGGTCTGTTCCCGGGTGTCGCCCACCGGGCGGAAGGTGCGCTCCTGCAGCACCCGCAAAAAGGCTTTTTGCATGGACAGGGGCATCTCGCCCACTTCATCCAGAAACAAGGTGCCGCCGTCAGCCAGCTTGACCAGTCCGATGCGGTCACTCTGGGCCCCGGTGAAGGCTCCCTTGCGGTGGCCGTACAGGGTGGATTCCAGCAGGGACTCGGTCAGTCCGGCGCAGTCCACAACCACGAAGTTGCCGGACTTGCGTTTGGAGTTGGCGTGGATAGTGGAGGCGAAAAGCTCCTTGCCGGTGCCGGTCTCGCCGGTGATGAGCACGTTGGTTTCCGAACGGGCCGCCTGGGAAAGCAGGTTGAAGCTGACCTTGATGACAGGACTGTCGCCTACCACGCCGTTCAGTTCCAGGCCCCGATCGCCGTCGCGGCCGCGCTTCTCTTCATGGTACTTGAGCGCCCGGCCCAGGGTCAGGGATATCTCGCGGATGCTGGAGGGCTTGAGCAGATAGTCCCAGACGCCGCCCCGGATGGCCAGTTCCGCGCCGTCCGGGTCGCCCTTGCCGGTCAGGATGATGACTTCGGGAGGGTCGGGCAGGGCCATGATGTCGGGCAGGATGTCCAGGCCGTTGCCGTCGGGCAGACGGACGTCCAGAAAGATCACGTCGAAGGCCTTCTTGCGCATCATCCGTACGCCGGAATCAAGGGTGTGCGCGGAGACGCACTCATGGGTCAGCCTGGTGATCAGGCTCTCCATGGTCTCGCAAACATCGAGGTCATCGTCTATGATCAGTATCTCCGCCACGTCACTCCCCTTGTTTTTCTTCGCTCAGCACCGTGCTGATGGCATGGGACAGGTCCTGCTTGTCATAGGGTTTGATAACCACGAGTCGGATGTTCGGCAAGTCCGCGGCTGCGGATACCGCATCCTCGCGTCCGGAAATAAGGATCACGGGCAGGCCCGGTGCGATGACCGCGAGCCGCCGTGCCAGCTGGGTTCCGCTCATGCCGGGCATGTCGTAGTCCGTGATGACCAGATCGTACTCCTTGGGCATGTCGTTGACACGGCGCAGGGCCGAAAGCGGGCTTTCCTGGCCGTCGACCACGAATCCCATTGTTTCGAGCAGGCGGGGAGTCGTCTGGAGCTGGTCCGCGTCATCCTCCACGAAGAGGATGTGCGCGCCCAGGTTGCGCGGGGCGCCGGCGAGGTCCACATCGCTGCACAGCCCCTCGTCGCCCTTGGGCAGATAAATGGAGAAGGTCGTGCCGCCGCCCTCGCGCGGGCCGACCAGCAGGCCGCCCTTGTGGCTGCGGACGATGCCGTGGACGACCGCCAGCCCCAGTCCCGTGCCTTCGGTCTTGTCCTTGGTCGTAAAGAACGGATCGAAGATCTTGTCCACGATGTCCTGGGGGATGCCCGGCCCGTTATCCTCGACAACCAGGCGGACGTACTCACCCGGTTGCAGGCCGAGAATGTCGGCGTCCTCGCCCGAGACCTCGGCCAGGTCCAGACGAACCTCAATGGTGCCGCCTGCCCTGCGCAGGGCATGGAAGGCGTTGGTGCACAGGTTCATGACCACCTGATGGATCTGGGTCGGGTCCGCGTTCACGCAGGACAGGTTCTCCTTGATATTGGACCGGACCTCGATCTTGCGGGGCATGGAGGATTCCAGCAGCCCGATGGCCTCGGTGATGACCGCGCCCACGTCCGTGGGCCGGAACCCTTCGGTGGACGGGCGGCTGAAAGCCAGGATCTGCTTGACCACACGGCCGCCGCGCCGGGCCGCCTTCAGCACCCGCTCCAGATCCCTGGTGGTCATGGATTCCGGGTCCAGGTCACCCACGGCCAGTTCGGTGGAGTTGATGATGCTGGTCAGGATGTTGTTGAAGTCATGGGCGATGCCGCCGGCCAGTGTGCCGATGGCCTCCATCTTCTGGGATTGCAGGAGCTGTTTTTCCAGGTTCAACTCGGTGGTGATGTTGTCGGCCATGGAGAGCACGCCCACGATCTGGCCTGAGCGGTCGTTGATGGGTACCTTGGTGACCTCGATCCAGGCCGGGTTGCCCTCGGCGTCGGCCAGCTTGCGGCGCTCCTTGCGGAAGGCCTGGCCGTTGCGGATGACGGATTTGTCCGCGCCCGAAGCCCAGGACGCGTAGTCCAGGTCCGGGATGACGTCGTGGATGGTCTTCTGGTCCATGTATTCCACGTTCTCCAATCCGAAGAACTCCGAGAACGCCCGGTTGGTGCCGAGATATTGTCCCTCGGCGTCCTGCCAGGACACCAGCTGGGGGACCGTGTCCATCAGGGTCTGCTGGAAGGCGAGCTGATCCTTGATCTTACGTTCCACCTTGCGTCGTTCGAGCATGGTCACGGTCAGGAAGACGAGAACCATGACCAGCAGGACGAAGCTGACCATGATCGTCCAGAAGACTTCCTTGGAGAGTTCGTAGAATGCCTTGGGGGCGTTGATGATGTGGCTCCCCTTGGGCAGAAGGTCCATATCCAGGCGGAGGCGCTTCATGACTTTGTAGTCGAAGATGTACTGGCCGGTGGTCTCGCGGAACACGGGAATGGCGTCCGGGCTTTTGCCGTCCAGGATTTCCAGGGCTATCTCGGCGGCCCGCTGGCCGTGGAGGTAGCCGGAGAGCATGTTGCCGCCCACCGCGCCGTTGCCGGCCAGGAACTCCCAGGCCGTATAGATGGGTACGGGGGAGCGGTCGTAAATGGCCTGCATGGCCTCTTCGGCCGTCAGGAAGCGGCCGTCGATGACCTGATAATAGGGAATGAAGAAGAGAAACGTGTCCCGGGGCAGGTTGGCAATCCGGTCGAGCACGTTTTTCAGCGACATATCAGTCCAGTATTCGGCCTCCAGCGGGACCTTGTAGCGCGCCAGCTGGTTCTTGACCTGACGCTTGATGGCCGCGCCGGCCGTGGACGAGTCGCCGACCACGACGATGCGCTTCTTGTCCGGATGCAGGCGCAAGGCCACGTCCAGGGTTTTGGACAAGTCGAAGTTCTCGATGACGCCCGTTGCGTTGTCGGAGTCCGTGTCGTCGGTGTTCAGGAAGTTTACGCCGCAATAGACCAGCGGCACGCCGGGAAAGAGAATGTCCCGATATTGTGTCGCGAAGGTATAGGCGTCGTTGTCCGAGGTCATGATCAGGTCGAACTTCTCGTTCTTGAACTTTTCCTTGTACAGCCGCAGCAGCATGCGGGTGACGTCCTCGTAATTGTACCGCTTGGCGTCCATGTATTCGATCTGGAGGTCGATCTTGTAGTGGCTGTTCTCCAGTACAGAGCGGATGCCGCGCATGATCGCGTCGGACCACTGGTAGCCATGATGGTAGGAGTTCAGACAGAGAACGCTTTTCTTGGGTTTTTCTACAGCGGCAAGCGCAGGACTGGCGGAAACGATGCCGAGGCAGAATATAAGCAGGGTCAGATAGAGTATTTTACGCATGGTGGCTCTTTTTGGCATTTCTCGTGCATAATAAAAATCACGCAAAAGGTGATGCCCGGACGTATGCAAAGGATGGGCCTTTGCGCTTCAAAGTCAAGGCGGCGCACTCCGGGCAGCTTCACCATCTCCCGGAAAATTGGTCAAGGGAATGATATATTTCCTAGAATTGGGGTGACAAAACGGCAAACCGTGATTATTCTGATTTGTGTAAACAAGTGTCTATCTCGTGCCGTTTTGTCTATATTGTCTGAATTGTTACATTTCAAGGAGAGTTCAAGTGGTCAGACATATCGTCATGTGGACGTTGAAGGATGAGGCCGAAGGCCAGACTGCAAAGGAAAACGGCGCGAAGATGAAAGAGATTCTGGAGGCGCTCAAGGGGCGTATCGAGGGTCTCAGGCATATTGAGGTCAGCGTGGACATCGTGGCCGCCGACCCGGAATGCCATGTGATTCTGTGCTCCGAGCACGACGACGTGGATGCCCTGAACCACTATCAGGATCACCCGGAACATCAGGCCTGCGTTTCCTTCGTGAAGAAGGTCGCGTCTGGCCGCAAGGCAGTTGATTACGTGATTTAGCAGGGGCGGGCGGGGCTTCCCGTCCACCTCGTGTCTGAGGGGTGAATCCTAACCCACGCGGCCTGAAGGGAAGGAAGGCCGCGCCAAGGAGGATACCATGTCCATGCGTTTTGACCAGGAACGGAAGCGGATCATCTGCCGCTGGGAAGAACCCACCAAAGTGGTCATGAACAAGAAGGAAGGCCTGATCAACCGTTCCCGAATGATTACCGTAAAGGTAAACGACAACGGCAAGTTGAACAGCAAGGATCGGAAACGCCATGCGGATCATCCCATGTTCCCGATCATCAGCCGGTTCAACCAGATGCTCAATTCCATCGAGTGCTATCCGAAGTGCGACAGGGAGTACCGCTGCGCGGTCTGCGGCGCCACTCACGGCGTCAGCCCCCACTTCGACACAGAGAGCCAGTCCATTGTCTGGCTGTGCAAGGAGCATCTGGACAACTCGCCCAAGCTGGACGCCTAGACATTCCGGTTTGTTCGGGGCCTGACAACCCGAGTGACCGTCTTTGTCCGGAAAAAAAGACTACACGGCGCATCCGTCTCATACTGACGGGTGCGCCTTTTTTTTTGCGCCATCCCCTCTGCTGAAAGAACCCACATGGAGGCTCGGATGGCATGGCTTCCCGCCCGCCTGAGGGCACGTTCTGTTGGTATAATCATCTAGGCAAGAATCCGCCGGTCATGTCCGAATGACCGGCGGATTCTTGCGCACAGCTGACAAGTATTGCCCGGAATAGTCCGGAATATCGGACTGGTTGTTCATGTGTTGAGGGGTACGGGTAAAGAAAAAGGCCCCGCGTTGGAACGCGGGGCCTTTGGGGTTGCCGTTTGGTCGGTCGCTACCAGGAGAAGAAGTAGGTGGCGGCCAGGCCGGTCAGGGACATGGTGATGGTGTAGGGCAGGGCCAGGACGACCATGCGCCCGTAGGACAGTCGGATGACCGGAGCGAGCGCCGAGGTCAACAGGAACAGGAAGGCGGCCTGTCCGTTGGGGGTGGCCACGGACGGGATGTTGGTTCCGGTGTTGATGGCGATGGCCAGGTGATCGAAGTGGGTCATCAGCTTGGAGACCTGGTCCTGCATCCCCGCGGGCAGGGAGGCGATGACGTCGGTGCGCACCAGGTGCGGGTCGGTCAGCTTGTCCATGAGGCCCACGGCGTCGGTCACGCCCGGAACGGTCGCGAGCAATTGCTCGAAGTGCATTTTGGTCTCCGAGATATACACCGTGGCCACGAACACGTTGTCCGAGATCATGGAGAGCAGGCCGTTTGCCATATAATATGCGGCGAGCTGGGTCTGTCCCTCCAGGGCGAGAACGAAGTGCATGACCGGAGCGAACAGGTGCTGGTCGTGGATGACGCCGACGATGGCGAAGAAGACGACAAGCAGGGCGGTGAAGGGCAGGGCCTCTTCAAAGGCGGGGCCGAGCTGGTGTTCATCGATGAAGCCGTTGAAGGCGGTCAGGAGAACGATGACCGACAGGCCGATGATACCGACTTCAGCCAGGTGGAAGGCCAGAGCCAGGATGAGCCAGACGCCGATGAGGGCCTGGACCACGAGCTGGGCCTTGCCCTGGAAGCCGCGCTTTGACTCCATTTCGATGGCGGTTTCCAGCAGGTGCGAGCGGATGTTGCCGGGCAGTTTCGCGCCGTAGCCGAAGATGTGGAATTTCTCCACGAGTATGCAGGTCAGCAGGCCTACAGCCAGGACAGGCATGGATACGTGGGCCATCTGAAGGAAGAAGGGCACGAAGTGCCAGCCCATGACCTCGCCGATGAGCAGGTTCTGGGGCTCACCAACCAGGGTGCACACGCCGCCGAGCGCGGTACCTACCGCGCCGTGCATCATCAGGTTGCGCAAGAAGGCGCGGAATTCCTTGAGGTCGTTACGTTCGTGCGCCTTGATGGCGAGGTCGTCACACAGGTCGTGGGAACAATTGGGGGTCTTGCCCGAGGCGAACCGGTGGTAGACGTTGTAGAACCCGTATGCCACGGCGATGATGACGGCGGTGACGGTCAGGGCGTCCAGAAAAGCGGACAGGAACGCGCCCGCAAAACAGAAGAGCAGGGAGATGACTATCTTGGATTGCACCCGGGTGAGAATGCGGGTGAAGGTGTACTGCAGGAAGTCCTTCATGAAGTAGATGCCAGCGACCATGAAGATCAGCAGCAGAATGACCGGGAAGTTGGTCAGGGCTTCA is a window of uncultured Pseudodesulfovibrio sp. DNA encoding:
- the nifJ gene encoding pyruvate:ferredoxin (flavodoxin) oxidoreductase — its product is MSKMKTMDGNTAAAWVAYAMSETAAIYPITPSSTMGEIADEWAAQGRKNIFGQTVEVRQLQSEAGAAGAVHGALAGGALTTTFTASQGLLLMIPNMYKIAGELLPCVFHVSARALAAHALSIFGDHQDVMACRQTGFAMLAAASVQEVMDLSLVAHLSTVEASVPFVSFFDGFRTSHEIQKIETIDYDDMKPLLNMDKVAAFRKRSMNPEHPDVRGTAQNPDIYFQGREASNSYYDAIPAIVEEYMTKVSALTGRDYKPFDYVGAADAERVIISMGSSCETIEEVVNRLVAEGEKVGLIKVRLYRPFSAKHFLAVLPESAKYVTVLDRTKEPGALGDPLYQDISTVFLEKGTGPVLTAGRYGLGSKEFTPAMAKAVFDNMAADAPKAHFTVGIEDDVTNASLVTTGTLDTTPEGTVQCKFWGLGSDGTVGANKQAIKIIGDNTDMYAQGYFAYDSKKSGGITISHLRFGEKPIQSTYLVTAADYVACHNPSYVHLYDVLDGIKDGGTFVLNCAWTAEQMDKELPASMRRTIAEKNLKFYTVDAVKIAAEVGLGGRINMVMQTAFFKLADVIPFEQAVALLKGGIEAAYGKKGPKIVEMNCAAVDKASDAIVKIDVPASWATLADDAKADVDEPDYVKNIMRPVLAQKGDDLPVSVFSEDGTVPVATSKYEKRGVAIKVPEWIIDNCIQCNQCAFVCPHSALRPVLVTEDEMKDAPATFAAQDAKGKDVKDLKYRMQVNTMDCLGCGNCADICPAKEKALVMKPIASQTEAQVPNFDFSETVSYKDAFKRDSVKGSQFKQSLMEFSGACAGCGETPYVKVLTQLFGERMIIANATGCSSIWGASAPSTPYCTNTDGFGPAWGNSLFEDAAEFGFGIEMGVNNRRKTLIAKCEEALCGASDDVKAALEGWLAAKDDAAASAEAGATLKAALEGAEDENLKAIAADADLFTKKSVWIFGGDGWAYDIGYGGVDHVLASGKDVNILVMDTEVYSNTGGQSSKATPLGSIAKFAAAGKGTGKKDLGRMAMTYGYVYVASVAMGADKQQMLKAFKEAEAYNGPSLIICYAPCINQGIKKGMGKTQLEQKLAVASGYWPLYRFNPELTEQGKNPFTLESKAPDGTLQEFLSGENRYAMLERFHPELSKAFRAKLEKDYADRYATLTHLAEADFGKTELDEPAACATGVSAEAPGSGEPCDDGR
- a CDS encoding DNA-3-methyladenine glycosylase I, which codes for MADFDSYCDFCASRDKDDVDRVYHDTRYGFPVTDDTELFALLVLEINQAGLSWRTILNKEQNFRKAYDGFDIPTVAAYGESDRTRLLADAGIIRNKLKVNAAIHNANAILDLQREHGSFKQWLDEHHPLPKEDWVKLFKKRFKFVGGEIVGEFLMSSGYLKGAHVESCPVHKTILEAVPAWTRPVRS
- a CDS encoding L-lactate permease, coding for MSIEVLALIALLPILVALVLMVGLRWPATKAMPLAWLTAAAGAVLAWSLPVAYVAALTLQGFVTAIGILIIVFGAILILRTLQHSGGMETIQHGMQNITPDRRIQAIIIGYMFAAFIEGAAGFGTPAALAAPLLLSLGFPPLAAAIICLVFNSFPVTFGAVGTPVVLGLKFLAPSVDAAVQSGAAVNFANMGDFNMVVGQWATLMHLGMIFILPIFMLGFITRFFGPERSWKAGFAAWKFCIFAAVAFTVPYLIFAWNVGPEFPSLIGGLIGLGIIIIGAKKGFCMPKKTWDFGDPAKWDPEWTGTVSADASEFKAHMSQFRAWLPYILIGLILVVTRIPELGLKGMLAAQKISFTGILGFKSVNASIAYLYLPGTIPFILVALLTVLIHGMPAEKVKLSWSQAFKTMKNPTIALFAAVALVSIFRGSGIADTALNPHSYPSMPLAMAKAVAAVAGNAWPMVASFVGGLGAFITGSNTVSDLLFAEFQWGVASQLELPRQIIVAAQAVGGGMGNMVCIHNIVAACAVVGLSGMEGQILKRTVWPFLLYGVVVGIVASLMSFVFLPGLF